A part of Nitrospirota bacterium genomic DNA contains:
- a CDS encoding GvpL/GvpF family gas vesicle protein — translation MEVAVKEGKYIYCIIAADVTKTFGPLGIGGRGDEIYTICFNDIAAVVSNSPVKKYSLSRENLIPHERVIEEVMKTYTVLPVRFATITEDEDETRVRKILEREYDRFVDSLKNMEGKKELGLKAIFKEEVIYKDILGKYEDIRLLKEKLAALPPEKTYYQRMEIGERVKAASEKEKEKCKGDILNTLSPLAVEVKTNNTYGELMIFNAAFLVKKDKEPEFDQKVEELNTKYGDKIKFKYVGTLPPFNFVNLVIETGKY, via the coding sequence ATGGAAGTAGCTGTGAAAGAGGGCAAATATATTTATTGCATAATAGCAGCCGATGTTACAAAGACTTTTGGCCCGTTAGGGATTGGGGGAAGAGGCGATGAAATATATACTATCTGTTTTAATGATATTGCTGCAGTGGTGAGCAATTCTCCGGTTAAAAAATATTCTCTCTCAAGAGAAAATCTAATTCCTCATGAGCGAGTTATTGAAGAGGTAATGAAGACTTATACAGTTTTGCCAGTAAGATTCGCCACAATTACTGAAGATGAAGATGAAACACGAGTAAGAAAGATATTAGAAAGAGAATATGATAGATTTGTAGATTCATTAAAAAATATGGAAGGCAAGAAAGAACTCGGGTTAAAAGCAATATTTAAAGAGGAGGTTATTTATAAAGACATCTTAGGAAAATATGAAGACATAAGGCTGTTAAAAGAAAAACTCGCAGCACTGCCTCCTGAGAAGACATATTATCAACGCATGGAGATAGGAGAAAGGGTTAAGGCAGCGTCAGAAAAGGAAAAGGAGAAATGCAAAGGAGATATATTAAATACCCTATCACCTTTAGCAGTAGAAGTTAAGACTAATAATACCTATGGTGAGTTGATGATTTTTAATGCCGCCTTTTTAGTCAAAAAAGACAAAGAACCAGAGTTTGACCAAAAGGTTGAGGAACTCAATACAAAATATGGCGATAAAATAAAATTTAAGTATGTGGGAACACTGCCGCCGTTTAATTTCGTTAACTTAGTAATAGAAACTGGGAAATATTAG